In Aquimarina sp. TRL1, a single window of DNA contains:
- a CDS encoding toxin VasX has translation MKENNALEENQDKEYNTLVNTYTFTCQVGDIISQPSPVIEVHKAGIHLHFLRYGLFDRNTPFDSDIEVDAPASPTITPYTHGSVIRMTNGTPELEIPLRQDQQLNTYYPTVNLEEVTVLGIKELPKNDNFYVARTAMREGYLYLIDEADPQNNFLEYEIDALGFLHTISFKKNKDTNGNYKEYRTASKKPVSHVTVKKGSNWSICYSPVQWGLQYLQKVTTDTDYRKKRMKRIACTGFTKGEEQTEDPHILPYYKADAVFDKESAYSGSYHKTLQQIYATERAEEVRGNNETLEDMFIILDDPLGCAKDMNEALSDKVLHHQALIAAIQSGETQQKAYDRISKGDIETPTPKKAYYGHIYSLALTTYQMIYNDAETIQKYDGGGQGKDFFEVHPGDFTINRRITKAGTISTSKNYQIALGHGVNREKIHGILGINQRAQTRSVVNSYRKDLATLLQSDYFKPTLDDYLHSGTEKCVEGRDTCMELLDHLGTTPMIYERHLLLPREYTNSDQWVRWVWSIIDSDNESEHSGNSNADDFKGIDPLYGLLGVGLNLENIAGDKFKTSQKIAGVYTKRLKHLASLAFTTREQGGKSFQEIDQMVEFTVKKLNKNLKVYGKEMFEVRKSEIHLRLEELGVEIDPKYVKSGKYTGKKVDVWRILKESEGIELRQSQKGKHVLALRTMKEMDEETILKNARHERLAKMVNGRAFNGVFAILEVYNFYNAFVKAKQEKKGKEVTSFIASSFKLTEAGMNLQKAFMEHSGKEVTRFFEAGTKIAGTVGAVFTAAMCFWDAIEAGSARDDDKSLALVGAGMAFTVAAGVSITSTATTLGATSVAATGTALGLTGPVGWIAAAVGVGLLIVSEILTDTDLEYYFKHYLFSDYKDFPVIKGESPMEYIERLYQNRKLLVDKISPDYLILSDPYKASATLLDMTVCNHALVKIASYKKSLQHKKRRPSLVIHAEKITVQMTFLKFFNKPEQLDYKIYYFENGIWQGNPKELSNQNKPTIVLNEAIRPSVQIRFEIPKTIQKSSTSQSDMLFISRLTMDQALEHYFPYTLEKNQPRWLGALFKIAGNHYGFDYSMEKKFVISTLDDLKTPQAWQ, from the coding sequence ATGAAAGAAAATAATGCTTTAGAAGAAAATCAGGACAAGGAATATAACACCCTTGTAAATACATACACTTTTACATGTCAGGTAGGTGATATCATTAGTCAGCCTAGCCCGGTAATAGAAGTACATAAAGCGGGAATACATTTACATTTTCTAAGATACGGTCTCTTTGATCGTAATACTCCTTTTGATAGTGATATAGAAGTCGATGCTCCTGCAAGTCCTACTATTACTCCATACACACATGGGAGTGTGATTCGTATGACCAATGGTACTCCCGAATTAGAAATCCCCCTTAGACAAGACCAACAGCTTAATACCTACTATCCTACGGTAAACTTAGAAGAAGTTACTGTTCTTGGAATAAAAGAACTGCCTAAAAATGATAATTTTTATGTTGCCAGAACTGCTATGCGAGAGGGATATCTATATCTAATTGATGAAGCTGATCCACAAAATAACTTTTTAGAATACGAAATTGATGCGCTAGGTTTTTTACACACTATTTCCTTCAAAAAGAATAAAGACACCAATGGAAACTACAAAGAATATAGAACCGCATCTAAAAAACCAGTTTCACATGTTACTGTAAAAAAAGGCAGTAACTGGTCTATTTGCTACTCCCCTGTACAGTGGGGACTCCAATACCTGCAAAAAGTAACCACTGATACAGATTATAGAAAAAAACGAATGAAGCGTATTGCCTGTACTGGTTTTACAAAAGGAGAAGAACAAACAGAAGACCCACATATTTTACCCTACTACAAAGCAGATGCTGTATTTGATAAAGAATCTGCATATAGCGGCTCATATCATAAAACATTACAACAGATATATGCTACAGAAAGAGCAGAAGAAGTAAGAGGAAATAACGAAACCCTTGAAGATATGTTCATCATCCTTGATGATCCATTAGGCTGTGCCAAAGATATGAATGAAGCTCTTTCTGATAAGGTATTACATCATCAAGCATTAATAGCTGCCATACAAAGTGGAGAAACACAACAAAAAGCCTATGATCGAATATCAAAAGGTGATATAGAAACTCCTACCCCCAAGAAAGCCTACTATGGGCATATTTACTCTTTGGCACTAACTACCTATCAGATGATATATAATGATGCTGAAACAATTCAGAAATATGATGGAGGAGGTCAGGGAAAAGATTTTTTTGAGGTGCATCCAGGAGATTTTACCATTAACAGACGGATTACCAAAGCCGGAACTATCTCTACTAGCAAGAATTATCAAATTGCATTAGGACATGGTGTGAATCGAGAAAAAATCCACGGCATATTAGGAATCAATCAAAGAGCACAAACCAGAAGTGTTGTTAATAGTTATAGAAAAGACTTAGCGACCCTACTACAAAGTGATTACTTTAAACCTACCCTTGATGACTACCTGCACAGTGGTACAGAAAAATGTGTTGAAGGAAGGGATACTTGTATGGAACTATTAGATCATCTAGGAACTACTCCAATGATCTATGAACGACATTTATTACTTCCCAGAGAATACACCAACTCAGATCAATGGGTAAGATGGGTATGGAGTATTATTGATAGTGATAATGAAAGTGAGCATTCAGGAAATAGTAATGCTGATGATTTTAAAGGAATAGATCCCCTATATGGTCTGCTAGGGGTAGGGTTAAATCTTGAAAACATTGCAGGAGATAAATTTAAAACCAGTCAGAAAATAGCTGGAGTATATACCAAACGATTAAAGCATTTGGCAAGTTTAGCTTTTACAACTAGAGAACAGGGAGGTAAAAGTTTTCAGGAGATAGATCAGATGGTTGAATTTACCGTAAAAAAACTCAACAAAAATCTAAAAGTCTATGGAAAAGAAATGTTTGAGGTACGAAAGAGTGAGATTCACCTTCGTTTAGAAGAATTAGGTGTTGAGATTGACCCTAAGTATGTGAAATCAGGAAAATATACAGGTAAAAAGGTTGATGTTTGGCGAATTCTAAAAGAATCTGAAGGTATAGAACTCAGACAAAGTCAAAAGGGTAAACATGTATTAGCCCTTCGAACAATGAAAGAAATGGATGAAGAAACCATCCTTAAAAACGCCAGACATGAACGATTAGCCAAGATGGTAAATGGACGTGCATTTAATGGGGTATTTGCAATATTAGAAGTCTATAATTTTTATAATGCTTTTGTAAAAGCAAAACAAGAAAAAAAAGGAAAAGAAGTGACCAGTTTTATTGCTTCGTCCTTCAAATTAACTGAGGCAGGAATGAACTTACAAAAAGCTTTTATGGAACATTCAGGAAAAGAAGTAACTAGGTTTTTTGAAGCAGGAACTAAAATTGCAGGAACTGTAGGAGCCGTATTTACAGCCGCTATGTGTTTTTGGGATGCAATAGAGGCTGGATCTGCTAGAGATGATGATAAATCACTAGCATTAGTTGGTGCAGGAATGGCATTTACTGTAGCAGCAGGAGTATCAATTACATCTACAGCTACTACTTTGGGTGCAACTTCCGTCGCTGCAACAGGAACTGCTCTTGGGCTTACTGGACCAGTAGGATGGATTGCTGCCGCTGTAGGGGTAGGACTATTGATTGTCTCAGAAATACTTACCGATACAGATCTAGAGTATTATTTTAAACATTATCTCTTCAGTGATTATAAAGACTTCCCTGTCATAAAAGGAGAATCCCCTATGGAATATATAGAAAGACTCTATCAAAACAGAAAACTACTGGTAGATAAAATATCTCCGGATTATCTAATCTTATCAGATCCATATAAAGCAAGTGCTACCCTACTGGATATGACCGTTTGTAATCACGCATTGGTAAAAATAGCATCCTACAAAAAAAGCTTACAACATAAAAAACGTCGTCCATCTCTGGTCATTCATGCAGAAAAAATAACAGTACAGATGACTTTTTTAAAGTTTTTTAATAAACCAGAACAATTAGATTACAAAATATATTATTTCGAAAATGGAATTTGGCAAGGGAATCCAAAGGAATTATCAAATCAAAATAAACCGACCATTGTTTTAAATGAAGCCATTAGACCTTCTGTCCAAATCAGATTTGAAATACCTAAAACGATACAAAAAAGCAGTACTTCTCAATCTGATATGCTCTTTATTTCCAGATTAACAATGGATCAGGCATTAGAGCACTATTTTCCGTATACTTTAGAAAAAAATCAACCGCGTTGGTTGGGAGCTTTATTTAAAATTGCAGGAAATCATTATGGGTTTGATTACAGCATGGAAAAAAAGTTTGTAATTAGTACTTTAGACGATCTTAAAACACCACAGGCATGGCAATAG
- a CDS encoding CPBP family glutamic-type intramembrane protease, with protein MITSFFKDHFNRYNIDNRKARVFIPSLFIAFIVFLFCISIILKKIFPFEVEEIVTRTDKDLNVFSTTFFLVFTAIMEEFKYRGLLTKFNYKLVIFSLALLGTNILFLILKIKVHYLSPDSIFPMLRYIIMFSITTIVMYFILFKTLFGYQRQIKKGFNNYFNLILWMQVILFTLWHIFFSGQANERHVVSIFIMTSISALFFTYIRINYGVLYSIIVHFFYNFLISVFPIILIKILQTGR; from the coding sequence ATGATAACTAGTTTTTTTAAAGATCATTTTAATAGATATAATATTGATAATAGAAAGGCGAGGGTATTTATACCCTCCCTCTTTATAGCATTTATAGTGTTTTTATTTTGTATTTCAATTATTTTAAAAAAAATATTTCCTTTTGAAGTAGAAGAAATAGTTACTAGAACTGATAAAGATTTAAATGTTTTTAGTACTACATTTTTTTTAGTTTTTACAGCTATTATGGAAGAGTTTAAATATAGGGGGTTATTAACTAAATTTAATTACAAACTAGTAATATTTTCTTTAGCGTTATTAGGGACTAATATTTTATTTCTAATTCTTAAAATTAAAGTTCATTATTTATCTCCAGATTCTATATTTCCAATGCTTCGATATATCATAATGTTTTCTATAACTACAATCGTGATGTATTTTATTTTATTTAAAACTCTATTTGGGTATCAAAGACAAATTAAAAAGGGATTTAATAATTATTTCAATTTAATTTTATGGATGCAGGTTATTCTATTTACTTTATGGCATATTTTTTTTAGTGGTCAAGCTAATGAAAGACATGTTGTAAGTATATTTATTATGACATCTATATCTGCATTATTTTTCACTTATATACGGATTAATTATGGAGTTTTGTATTCAATAATAGTTCACTTTTTTTATAATTTTTTGATAAGTGTATTTCCTATTATTCTAATCAAAATTCTACAAACAGGTAGATAG
- a CDS encoding DUF6443 domain-containing protein, protein MKQSYQKLQNSYYKGSLLILFLCISTISFAQQRQTPEPEQTPELISDPSIRIPGDGDGNCTWYYRDEDGDGFGNPGRATCKTSKPAGYVSNNRDCNDGNATINPNTIWYADRDNDGFGDKNNTKKQCTKPSGYVRNDDDYNDGTALITNIAPRNFYKDVDKDTYGNPNAKVYRSVRPSGYVTRAGDCNDNRADIKPGALEICDGIDNNCNAKVDESPKPATPAAVTVVNSCGKATLTRGNPPSGIIWYWQSAASGVSRSSNAKTITRVNGSRYYLRAFNNTTKCWGTSRVVNYAIKPVPSAPQSPSVSNQCGKSVLTRGNPPSGITWYWQSSASATSTANSSKTITRTSGNTYYLRARNNSNGCWGGYVKITYSIKTIPPSPSLPTVSDQCGKSVLTRGNPPSGITWYWQSSASATSTANSSKTVTRTTGDVYYIRARNNQTGCWSAARAVSYNLHTVPTPQSGLISKQYHCGSTTLRRRNALYDHFWQKTPTGVSKAEGRNSITLDSGNTYYLRAYDAQRQCWSPALKIDYVIHSTPPAVPALPAIDRQCNKTVLTRSNPPSGVTWYWQSTSSGTSTDTYQTTSTHTTGTTYYLRARNNQTGCWSTARSISYTIQRPTAWYADTDNDGFGDPQHVKNACQKPEGYVANKDDKCPQTFGTNSGCVHLPYKTQVSDNENYIYTKTYQTPLKRSQDIRYNKDVIESITYFDDLGRPKQQTAIKAAPSHKDIVTHITYDSYGRQGKQYLPFVSETVAGSYKTVNVATDIDAYYKNNYPQDFTGTSVNAYSESVFEASPINRVIKQAAPGTAWKANSEISAMAADHTIKTDWTTNQADIPLFEVTFTAGDTEKPVLRKNGNYAPNQLLVTIIKDENWTRADEDNHTTREYKNKQGQIVLKRTYNAAEAHDTHYVYDRFGNLSFVLPPKVVVNDGVSATELAELCYQYRYDDRNRVIEKKVPGKDWEYIIYNKLDQPILTQDASLRKENSEKAYNQWRFTKYDAFGRIIYTGITNNGASRKVLQNRVNNFTGDIFESRVDTPVTLHATSVYYTNQAYPTSISELHTIQYYDDYKAPQLLHGNTMPAQNSFGVTLSRNVKGLPTFSQTRILDTSHWIETAIGYDQKARVITTASRNTFLKTNEMTESLLSFTGRVEKSKTLHQKEGNAPVITIDTFSYDHMGRMLTHQQSINGDSPQTIVSNTYDALGQLKTKKVGNNLQTVDYSYNVRGWLTGINDVNNLGSDLFAFGINYNRVTENASRADKLYNGNISETLWKTASDNTKRSYSYQYDDLNRITAGYANIGSYNLLGVTYDKNGNIQTLNRNGHTNAAATTFGAMDKLVYSYNAGNKLLKVTDSGNKTFGFTDGSNTGNDYAYDANGNQTVDNNKGISGTVYNHLDLPKRINVSGKGNISYIYDATGVKLRKIVKEGNNTTMTDYVGNYIYKNGNLEFFNHPEGYVEPDTNGYTYVYQYKDHLGNIRLSYADTNNNGSISTSEIKQEKHYYPFGLENRGYGAPTIGSKHNYGFGGKEFSEEMDLDTYDFGARNYDATLGRWSSIDPVTHFNMSTYTSFDNNPVYFADPSGTTTVSSITEAWNATPENGRSVWSANGNGGFCNDCPQEGQTRKTKRVVGYGHSAMATSAIQYYHSGGVHGSKEGWYFEGEYFELFRTTIRAIGQGRASIESLHNYNFTDDVLSAMVGWAIQAHNYYGGEFPLAKGNVNTMGFDSPIFMLTSLRFVGAMFLRTNTIKAIPPLRAAYEAEVKNLSSLAQKMKSAGNSSEEIARHLHGLRRELGVRYKSLTPDELLQTIYKRNIEKYGDKLGPSIDYLRQKGKSWDDIINSATRPGGKDLKFKK, encoded by the coding sequence ATGAAACAGTCATATCAAAAACTACAAAATAGTTATTATAAAGGATCACTGCTGATTTTATTTTTATGCATATCCACTATCTCTTTTGCACAGCAAAGACAGACTCCTGAGCCTGAGCAAACCCCTGAACTGATAAGTGATCCCTCTATTCGAATTCCAGGAGATGGAGATGGAAACTGTACCTGGTACTATAGAGATGAAGATGGAGACGGATTTGGAAACCCAGGACGGGCAACCTGTAAAACCTCCAAACCTGCGGGCTATGTTTCTAACAACAGAGATTGTAACGATGGTAATGCAACCATTAATCCTAATACCATCTGGTATGCTGATAGGGATAATGATGGGTTTGGAGACAAAAACAATACAAAAAAACAATGTACCAAACCCTCAGGATATGTTAGAAATGATGATGATTATAATGATGGGACAGCACTCATTACCAATATTGCTCCCAGAAACTTCTACAAAGATGTAGATAAGGACACCTATGGAAATCCTAATGCAAAGGTATATCGTAGTGTACGACCTTCAGGCTATGTGACAAGAGCCGGAGATTGTAATGATAACAGGGCTGATATAAAACCCGGAGCTTTAGAGATTTGTGATGGGATTGATAATAATTGTAATGCAAAGGTAGATGAATCTCCCAAACCTGCTACCCCTGCCGCTGTAACAGTAGTTAATTCATGTGGAAAGGCTACACTTACCAGAGGTAACCCTCCTTCTGGGATTATCTGGTACTGGCAAAGTGCAGCTTCTGGAGTTAGTAGATCCAGTAACGCAAAAACGATTACAAGAGTAAATGGGTCTCGTTATTACCTTAGGGCTTTTAATAATACAACAAAATGTTGGGGAACTTCCAGAGTAGTCAACTATGCTATAAAACCTGTTCCCTCGGCTCCTCAAAGCCCGTCTGTATCAAATCAATGTGGTAAGTCTGTACTAACCAGAGGCAACCCTCCTTCTGGAATTACATGGTATTGGCAGAGCTCTGCATCTGCAACCAGTACAGCCAATTCCAGTAAAACAATTACAAGAACCAGTGGAAATACCTATTATCTAAGAGCAAGAAATAACAGTAATGGATGTTGGGGAGGCTATGTGAAAATAACCTATTCTATCAAAACAATACCACCTAGCCCCTCACTTCCTACTGTTTCTGATCAATGTGGTAAGTCTGTACTAACCAGAGGCAATCCTCCTTCTGGAATTACCTGGTATTGGCAGAGCTCTGCATCTGCAACCAGTACAGCGAATTCCTCAAAAACAGTTACCAGAACCACAGGAGATGTTTATTACATACGAGCCAGAAATAATCAAACAGGATGCTGGAGTGCTGCCAGAGCGGTATCTTATAATTTACATACAGTCCCAACTCCGCAGAGTGGTCTGATTTCTAAACAATATCACTGTGGGAGTACCACCCTTAGAAGACGAAATGCCTTATATGATCATTTTTGGCAAAAAACACCTACGGGAGTCAGTAAAGCAGAAGGACGAAATTCAATTACACTAGACAGTGGGAATACCTACTATCTAAGAGCCTATGATGCTCAAAGACAGTGTTGGAGTCCTGCCTTAAAGATTGATTATGTTATTCATAGTACCCCGCCTGCTGTACCTGCTTTACCAGCTATTGACAGGCAGTGTAATAAAACAGTGTTAACCAGAAGCAATCCTCCTTCCGGGGTTACCTGGTATTGGCAGAGCACATCTTCGGGAACCAGCACCGATACCTATCAAACAACCAGTACCCATACCACGGGAACTACTTATTACCTAAGAGCTAGAAATAACCAGACTGGATGTTGGAGTACTGCTCGTAGTATTTCTTATACGATACAACGTCCTACTGCCTGGTATGCCGATACGGATAATGATGGGTTTGGAGATCCACAGCATGTTAAAAATGCATGTCAAAAACCTGAAGGATATGTAGCTAATAAGGATGATAAATGTCCGCAGACCTTTGGAACCAATAGCGGATGTGTGCATCTGCCATATAAAACACAAGTATCAGATAACGAAAACTACATCTATACTAAAACCTATCAGACTCCTTTAAAGCGATCACAGGACATACGCTATAACAAAGATGTAATTGAAAGCATTACTTATTTTGATGATTTAGGAAGACCTAAACAACAGACAGCTATTAAAGCAGCCCCCAGTCATAAGGATATTGTAACACATATCACCTATGACAGCTATGGAAGACAAGGCAAACAGTATCTACCCTTTGTTTCTGAAACAGTAGCGGGAAGTTATAAAACAGTGAATGTAGCTACAGATATTGATGCTTATTATAAAAATAATTACCCGCAGGATTTTACAGGCACTAGTGTTAATGCTTATTCAGAAAGTGTTTTTGAAGCCTCTCCTATAAACCGGGTGATCAAACAAGCAGCTCCGGGAACAGCCTGGAAAGCTAACAGTGAGATCAGTGCCATGGCAGCTGATCATACCATCAAAACTGACTGGACAACAAATCAGGCAGATATTCCCTTGTTTGAGGTTACATTTACAGCTGGGGATACTGAAAAACCAGTACTTCGTAAAAATGGAAACTATGCTCCCAATCAATTGCTGGTTACCATTATCAAAGATGAAAACTGGACGAGAGCTGATGAAGATAATCATACCACCAGAGAATATAAAAACAAGCAGGGACAGATAGTTCTAAAAAGAACCTATAATGCAGCAGAAGCGCACGATACTCATTATGTATATGATAGATTTGGGAATTTAAGTTTTGTACTACCTCCCAAGGTAGTTGTTAATGACGGGGTGTCTGCTACAGAACTAGCAGAACTGTGTTATCAATATCGATATGACGATCGAAATAGAGTTATCGAAAAGAAAGTTCCCGGAAAAGATTGGGAGTATATTATCTATAATAAATTAGATCAACCCATACTTACTCAGGATGCTAGTCTGCGAAAAGAAAACTCAGAAAAAGCGTATAATCAGTGGAGATTTACCAAATACGATGCTTTTGGAAGAATAATCTATACAGGGATAACAAACAATGGAGCTTCCCGAAAAGTATTACAAAACAGAGTAAATAACTTTACAGGAGATATTTTTGAGTCCAGAGTAGATACTCCGGTAACATTACATGCCACCTCGGTATATTATACCAATCAGGCATATCCGACTTCTATAAGTGAGTTACATACAATACAGTATTACGATGATTATAAAGCGCCTCAGCTATTACATGGGAATACCATGCCTGCACAAAACTCCTTTGGAGTAACATTAAGTAGGAATGTAAAAGGACTGCCTACCTTTTCACAAACCAGAATATTAGATACCAGCCACTGGATTGAAACTGCTATTGGCTATGACCAAAAAGCAAGAGTTATTACCACAGCTTCCAGAAATACCTTTCTAAAAACAAATGAGATGACAGAATCCCTGTTGAGTTTTACCGGAAGGGTAGAAAAATCTAAAACACTGCACCAAAAGGAAGGAAATGCGCCTGTTATTACCATAGATACCTTTAGTTATGATCATATGGGGAGAATGCTTACCCATCAGCAGTCTATTAATGGAGATTCACCTCAGACCATTGTCAGTAATACCTATGATGCATTAGGGCAATTAAAAACTAAAAAAGTAGGGAATAACCTGCAAACAGTAGATTACAGCTATAATGTACGGGGGTGGCTTACCGGGATTAATGATGTTAACAATCTGGGATCAGATCTGTTTGCCTTTGGGATTAATTATAACAGGGTGACCGAAAATGCTTCCAGAGCTGATAAGCTATACAATGGAAATATTAGTGAGACACTCTGGAAAACTGCCAGTGACAATACCAAACGTTCTTATTCCTATCAGTATGATGATTTAAATCGGATCACTGCCGGATATGCCAATATAGGAAGTTATAACCTATTAGGGGTTACCTATGATAAAAATGGGAATATCCAAACCCTTAACAGAAACGGGCATACCAACGCAGCTGCTACTACCTTCGGGGCAATGGATAAATTAGTGTATTCCTATAATGCAGGAAACAAATTACTAAAGGTAACGGATAGCGGAAATAAAACCTTTGGATTTACAGATGGTAGTAATACAGGGAATGACTATGCATATGATGCTAACGGAAATCAAACAGTTGACAACAACAAAGGGATTTCCGGAACTGTGTATAATCACCTAGACCTTCCCAAAAGAATAAATGTTTCCGGTAAGGGGAATATTAGCTATATTTATGACGCCACTGGGGTAAAACTACGAAAAATAGTAAAGGAAGGAAATAATACCACTATGACCGATTATGTAGGTAACTACATCTATAAAAATGGTAATCTGGAGTTCTTTAATCATCCTGAGGGCTATGTAGAACCTGATACAAATGGGTATACTTATGTATACCAGTATAAAGACCATTTAGGTAACATCAGACTCTCCTATGCAGATACCAATAACAATGGGAGTATCTCAACTTCTGAGATTAAACAGGAAAAACATTACTATCCCTTCGGCTTAGAAAATCGTGGATATGGAGCACCAACAATAGGAAGTAAACATAATTATGGATTTGGAGGAAAAGAGTTCTCAGAAGAAATGGATTTGGACACCTATGATTTTGGCGCTAGGAATTATGATGCTACTTTAGGTAGATGGAGTTCTATAGACCCAGTAACTCATTTTAACATGTCTACTTATACTTCTTTTGATAATAATCCAGTATATTTTGCAGACCCTTCTGGGACTACTACGGTAAGTTCTATAACAGAAGCTTGGAACGCAACTCCTGAAAATGGTAGAAGTGTATGGAGTGCTAATGGTAATGGAGGTTTTTGTAATGATTGTCCACAAGAAGGACAAACACGTAAAACAAAAAGGGTTGTAGGATATGGGCATAGTGCTATGGCAACTTCTGCTATTCAATATTATCATTCAGGAGGGGTACATGGTTCGAAAGAGGGATGGTATTTCGAAGGAGAATATTTTGAATTATTTAGGACTACCATAAGAGCTATAGGTCAAGGAAGAGCATCGATAGAATCTCTCCATAATTATAATTTTACTGATGATGTTTTATCTGCTATGGTAGGTTGGGCTATCCAGGCTCATAATTATTATGGAGGAGAATTTCCATTAGCAAAAGGGAATGTAAATACTATGGGTTTTGATTCACCTATTTTTATGCTAACTTCACTAAGATTTGTTGGAGCAATGTTTTTGAGAACAAACACAATAAAAGCTATTCCTCCATTGAGAGCTGCTTACGAAGCTGAAGTTAAAAACTTATCTTCTCTAGCTCAAAAAATGAAATCAGCAGGTAATTCTTCTGAAGAAATAGCTAGGCACTTACATGGTTTAAGAAGAGAATTAGGAGTAAGGTATAAATCACTTACTCCTGATGAACTTTTGCAAACAATATATAAAAGAAATATTGAGAAATATGGAGATAAACTAGGACCATCTATAGATTATTTAAGACAAAAAGGTAAATCTTGGGATGATATTATAAATAGTGCTACAAGACCAGGAGGAAAGGATTTAAAATTTAAAAAATAA